From Medicago truncatula cultivar Jemalong A17 chromosome 7, MtrunA17r5.0-ANR, whole genome shotgun sequence, a single genomic window includes:
- the LOC25499564 gene encoding splicing factor 3B subunit 3, translated as MAVSEQECSSAKSSPSSSSSSTSRYYLSKCVVRASAILQVLYAHLRSPSSNDVVFGKETSIELVVIDEEGNVQTVCDQPVFGIIKDLAVLPWNDKFCTRRPQTQGKDLLVALSDSGKLSLLTFCNEMNRFFPITHVQLSNPGNIRDLPGRMLAVDSSGCFIAASAYEDRLALFSMSTSMTGSDIIDERIIYPSESEETASTSRTMQKTSISGTIWSMCFISVDSRQPIKGQNPVLAIILNRRGALLNELLLLEWNVKAHIVSVISQYVEAGPLAHNIVEVPNSPGLAFLFRAGDVLLMDLRDPHNPLCVYKTCLNILPNAIEEQTYVDDSCKLHDLDDEGFSVAACALLQLSDYDPMCIDSDSGGTNSGPKYICSWSWEPENYEVPRMIFCVDTGEFFMIEVYFDSDGPKLSLSECLYKGLPCKELLWVKEGYLASIVEMGDSVVLKLKDGRLCFTNLIQNIAPIFDVTSGDYHDEKHDQMFACCGVTPEGSLRVIQSGINVEKLLRTPSTYEGVAGTWTVRMKISDQYHSFLVLSFLGETRILSVGLSFTDVTDSVGFQPNVCTLACGLVSDGLLVQIYQSAVKLCLPTKDGHSEGIPLSSPICTSWYPDNLNISLGAVGHNFIVVSTSNPCFLFILGVRMLSAYQYEIYEMQHLELQNEVSCISIPRTKYGKKRSNSSISENNSSMASTVSGVDINKTFVIGTHRPSVEIWSFDPNGGVTVVACGTISLKSTAGTAKSFCIPQDVRLVFVDKYYVLAGLRNGMLLRFEWPTEPSHSSSINVVDTALSSINLVNSTTMAINVNLPCMLQLIAIRRIGITPVFLVPLDDTLDADIIALSDRPWLLHSARHSISYTSISFQPSSHATPVCSIDCPKGILFVAENSLHLVEMVYSKRLNMRKFHLKGTPRKVLYHNESQMLLVMRTELSIGTCLSDICCVDPLSGSVLSSFRLELGETATSMELIRVGSEQVLVVGTSLYSGPPAIPSGEAESAKGRLLVLCIDHVQNSDSGSMTFCSKAGSSSQRTSPFNEIVGHVPEQLCLSSSSLASSPDDNSFDGIKLDENEIWQFRLASATTWQGIVQAICPYLDRYFLASAANAFYVCGFPNDTPQRVRKYAVGRTRYSIRSLTAYFSRIAVGDNRDGILFFSYHEEARKLEQLYGDPSQRLVADCILMDDNTAIVSDRKGSIAVLCSDHLEAPNNASTECNLRLSCAYFMAEIAVSIRKGSYSYRLPADDLLSGGIGPKTNVDSLQNTILVSTLLGSIMIFIPLSREEYELLEAVQARLAVHHLTAPVLGNDHNEFRSRENPVGTPKILDGDMLTQFLELTNMQQNNILSMEPLDVVKPSLKPLLPQFSVNQVVQLLERVHYALN; from the exons ATGGCGGTTTCCGAACAAGAATGCTCTTCCGCCAAGTCAAGtccatcttcttcatcatcctctaCTTCGCGTTATTATCTCTCCAAGTGCGTTGTCAGAGCAAGCGCCATTCTTCAGGTCCTCTACGCTCACCTTCGTTCTCCTTCCTCAAACGACGTCGTTTTCGGCAAG GAGACATCTATAGAGTTGGTGGTGATTGATGAGGAGGGGAATGTACAAACCGTTTGTGATCAGCCTGTTTTTGGTATCATTAAAGATCTTGCTGTATTGCCATGGAATGACAAATTTTGCACCCGTCGTCCACAG ACTCAAGGTAAAGACCTCTTGGTTGCTTTATCGGATTCCGGAAAGCTGTCATTGCTCACATTTTGCAATGAAATGAACAG GTTTTTTCCTATAACACATGTTCAACTATCTAATCCTGGAAACATAAGGGATCTTCCGGGACGAATGTTGGCAGTTGATTCCAG TGGTTGTTTTATAGCTGCAAGTGCATATGAAGATCGGCTGGCTCTGTTTTCTATGTCAACGTCAATGACTGGGAGTGATATCATTGATGAG AGAATAATATATCCCTCTGAAAGTGAAGAGACTGCAAGTACTTCCAGAACCATGCAGAAAACCAGTATTAGTGGTACTATTTGGAGTATGTGCTTTATTTCAGTAGATTCCCGACAACCAATCAAGGGGCAGAATCCTGTATTAGCTATTATTCTAAATAG GAGGGGAGCTCTTCTAAATGAATTGCTCTTATTGGAATGGAATGTTAAAGCACATATAGTCTCTGTCATTTCTCAGTATGTTGAAGCTGGACCTCTAGCACATAACATTGTTGAAGTTCCTAACTCTCCGGGACTTGCGTTTCTATTCAGGGCTGGTGATGTTCTGTTAATGGATCTTAGAGATCCTCACAATCCATTATGTGTGTACAAGACTTGCTTGAACATTTTACCCAATGCAATTGAAGAGCAGACTTATGTGGACGACTCTTGTAAATTACACGATCTTGATGATGAAGGCTTTAGTGTTGCCGCCTGTGCTTTGTTGCAGCTTAGTGATTATGATCCTATGTGCATAGACAGTGACAGTGGTGGTACTAATTCTGGTCCGAAGTACATATGCTCTTGGAGTTGGGAACCTGAAAATTATGAAGTTCCTAGGATGATCTTTTGTGTAGACACTGGAgaattttttatgattgaaGTTTATTTTGACTCCGATGGCCCTAAATTGAGTCTCTCGGAGTGTCTCTATAAAGGTCTACCTTGTAAAGAACTTTTGTGGGTTAAGGAGGGATATCTAGCATCAATTGTAGAAATGGGGGACAGCGTGGTCCTGAAATTGAAAGATGGAAGGCTATGCTTTACaaatcttattcaaaacattgCACCAATCTTTGATGTGACATCTGGGGATTATCATGATGAGAAGCATGACCAAATGTTTGCTTGCTGTGGTGTGACACCTGAGGGGTCATTAAGGGTTATTCAAAGTGGTATCAATGTAGAAAAGCTACTTAGAACCCCTTCTACTTATGAAGGGGTAGCTGGTACTTGGACCGTTCGAATGAAAATTTCAGATCAATATCATTCTTTTCTAGTTCTATCATTTCTTGGGGAGACTAGAATATTGTCAGTTGGCTTAAGTTTTACTGACGTGACTGATTCTGTTGGTTTCCAACCTAATGTATGTACTTTGGCATGTGGCCTTGTGAGTGATGGTTTGCTTGTTCAGATCTATCAATCTGCTGTTAAGCTTTGTTTGCCTACTAAGGATGGTCATTCTGAAGGCATCCCTTTGTCCTCTCCTATTTGCACATCTTGGTACCCAGACAATCTGAATATTAGTCTGGGGGCAGTTGGGCATAATTTCATCGTTGTGTCAACCTCCAACCCATGTTTTTTGTTTATCCTTGGGGTTAGAATGCTATCGGCTTATCAATATGAAATTTATGAAATGCAACATTTGGAACTGCAGAACGAAGTATCATGCATTTCCATCCCTAGAACAAAGTACGGAAAAAAACGGTCAAATTCATCCATTTCAGAAAATAATAGCTCCATGGCTTCTACTGTAAGTGGAGTGGACATCAATAAAACATTTGTTATTGGCACCCATAGGCCTTCTGTAGAGATTTGGTCTTTTGATCCGAATGGTGGAGTCACGGTAGTTGCTTGTggaacaatttcattaaaaagtaCAGCGGGGACTGCTAAAAGTTTTTGCATACCTCAAGATGTACGACTCGTGTTTGTTGATAAATATTATGTTCTTGCCGGATTGCGGAATGGAATGCTCCTTCGCTTTGAGTGGCCAACCGAACCGTCTCATTCATCATCAATAAATGTGGTGGACACTGCTTTATCTTCTATAAATTTGGTAAATTCTACGACCATGGCTATCAACGTGAACCTTCCTTGCATGCTTCAATTGATTGCCATTCGTCGCATTGGCATCACTCCAGTTTTCTTGGTTCCCCTGGATGACACACTTGATGCTGATATAATTGCACTAAGTGATAGGCCTTGGTTGTTGCACAGTGCAAGACACAGCATTTCCTATACTTCTATCTCATTTCAACCATCTTCACATGCAACTCCTGTTTGCTCTATTGACTGTCCAAAAGGAATATTATTTGTTGCTGAAAACAGTTTGCATCTG GTGGAGATGGTCTACAGCAAGAGACTTAATATGAGAAAGTTTCATTTAAAGGGCACTCCACGGAAGGTCCTGTATCACAACGAAAGTCAGATGTTACTTGTGATGAGGACCGAACTGAGTATTGGTACATGTTTGTCTGACATATGTTGTGTGGATCCCCTAAGCGGGTCAGTACTATCGTCTTTTAGACTAGAACTTGGAGAAACAGCAACATCCATGGAATTAATTAGGGTTGGAAGTGAGCAGGTGCTTGTGGTTGGAACTAGTCTGTATTCTGGTCCACCCGCAATCCCCAGTGGTGAAGCTGAGAG TGCCAAGGGTCGTCTGCTTGTTCTCTGCATTGATCATGTGCAAAATTCAGACAGTGGTTCAATGACCTTCTGTTCGAAGGCAGGGTCATCCTCTCAAAGAACTTCACCATTCAATGAAATTGTTGGTCACGTTCCTGAACAGCTATGCCTATCAAGCAGTAGCCTTGCCAGCAGCCCTGATGATAATAGCTTTGATGGCATCAAActtgatgaaaatgaaatttggcAGTTCCGATTGGCTTCTGCAACTACATGGCAGGGAATTGTACAAGCGATCTGTCCTTATCTTGATCGCTATTTTTTGGCATCTGCTGCCAATGCT TTCTATGTCTGTGGTTTCCCAAACGACACTCCACAAAGAGTGAGAAAGTATGCTGTGGGAAGGACGCGCTACTCGATAAGATCTTTGACTGCATATTTTAGTAGAATTGCAGTTGGAGATAATCGTGATGgtatccttttcttttcttaccATGAG GAGGCAAGAAAGTTGGAGCAACTCTACGGTGACCCATCACAGAGGTTGGTTGCTGATTGCATTCTCATGGATGATAACACGGCTATTGTTTCAGATCGTAAAGGAAGCATAGCTGTTTTATGTTCAGATCATTTGGAAG CACCAAACAATGCAAGTACGGAATGCAATTTGAGACTAAGCTGTGCTTATTTCATGGCTGAGATAGCTGTGAGCATCCGAAAG GGCTCATATTCATACAGACTTCCAGCTGATGATTTGTTGTCAGGTGGCATTGGCCCCAAGACAAATGTTGACTCGCTACAAAATACTATTCTTGTTAGTACTCTGTTAGGAAGCATAATGATCTTCATCCCTTTATCAAG
- the LOC25499566 gene encoding 40S ribosomal protein S5: MAEETVVIPVEVDPNLNEVKLFNQWSFDDLQITDLSLGDYIGARSKHATYVPHTAGRYSKKRFRKAQCPIVERLTNSLMMHGRNNGKKLMAVRIIKHAMEIIHLLTDQNPIQVIVDAVVNSGPREDATRIGSAGVVRRQAVDISPLRRVNQAIYLLTTGAREAAFRNIKTIAECLADELINAAKGSSNSYAIKKKDEIERVAKANR, translated from the exons ATGGCTGAAGAAACCGTCGTTATCCCTGTCGAAGTTGATCCCAATCTAAACGAAGTCAAGCTCTTCAACCAATGGAGCTTCGACGACCTTCAG ATTACTGATCTGTCTCTTGGGGATTACATTGGAGCAAGATCCAAACATGCAACATATGTTCCTCACACTGCTGGTAGGTACTCAAAGAAGCGTTTCAGGAAAGCTCAGTGTCCCATTGTTGAGAGGCTCACTAACTCTCTCATGATGCATGGTAGAAACAACGGAAAGAAACTCATGGCTGTTAGGATCATCAAGCATGCCATGGAGATCATTCATTTGCTAACTGACCAGAACCCAATTCAAGTTATCGTTGATGCTGTCGTCAACAG TGGTCCTAGAGAAGATGCAACTAGAATTGGATCTGCTGGAGTTGTTAGGAGGCAGGCTGTGGATATCTCACCTCTTCGTCGGGTTAATCAGGCCATATATCTTCTAACAACTGGTGCCCGTGAAGCTGCATTTAGGAACATTAAGACAATTGCTGAATGCTTAGCTGATGAACTTATCAACGCTGCCAAGGGTTCATCCAACAG CTATGCGATCAAGAAAAAGGACGAAATTGAGAGAGTTGCCAAGGCCAATCGTTAA